In a single window of the Cryptococcus tetragattii IND107 chromosome 1, whole genome shotgun sequence genome:
- a CDS encoding histone H4, which produces MSGRGKGGKGLGKGGAKRHRKVLRDNIQGITKPAIRRLARRGGVKRISGLIYEETRGVLKIFLENVIRDSVTYTEHAKRKTVTSLDVVYALKRQGRTLYGFGA; this is translated from the exons ATGTCTGGTCGAGGAAAGGGCGGTAAGGGTCTCGGCAAGGGCGGTGCCAAGCGACACAGGAAGGTCCTTCGTGACAATATCCA GGGTATCACCAAGCCCGCTATCCGACGACTTGCTCGACGAGGTGGTGTCAAGCGTATCTC CGGTCTCATCTACGAGGAGACCCGAGGTGTTCTCAAGATCTTCCTTGAGAACGTTATTCGTGACTCTGTCACCTACACTGAGCACGccaagaggaagactg TCACCTCTCTCGACGTTGTCTACGCTCTCAAGAGGCAAGGCCGAACCCTTTACGGTTTCGGTGCTTAA